In Neorhizobium sp. NCHU2750, a single genomic region encodes these proteins:
- a CDS encoding helix-turn-helix domain-containing protein, translating into MRDEGYNQFCPIAKACELIEPRWTLLVLSEMWSGSTHFNEIRRGVPGMSPTLMSTRLKQMEVNGLVTRSINARSGEITYLTTRLADELMPIVRDLGRWAHRNIDSEVTLEKLDARLLMWNMRRKIDAAALPKRRRSVIEFSYPELPRDERRYWLVNKPGEPVDLCLIELEGEKRSLKAQVNSVSN; encoded by the coding sequence ATGCGTGATGAAGGTTACAATCAGTTCTGCCCGATCGCCAAGGCCTGCGAGCTGATCGAACCTCGCTGGACGCTGCTTGTGCTGTCGGAAATGTGGTCCGGATCGACCCATTTCAACGAGATCAGACGGGGCGTGCCGGGAATGTCGCCGACGCTGATGTCGACCCGGCTGAAGCAGATGGAGGTCAACGGGCTGGTCACCCGGTCGATCAACGCGCGAAGCGGCGAGATCACCTACCTGACGACCCGCCTTGCCGACGAACTGATGCCGATCGTGCGCGATCTCGGGCGCTGGGCTCACCGCAATATCGACAGCGAGGTGACGCTCGAAAAGCTCGATGCGCGCCTCTTGATGTGGAACATGCGGCGCAAGATCGATGCGGCGGCGCTGCCCAAACGCAGGCGCAGCGTGATCGAATTCAGCTATCCCGAACTGCCGCGCGACGAGCGCCGCTACTGGCTCGTCAACAAGCCGGGGGAGCCGGTCGACCTATGCCTGATTGAACTCGAAGGTGAAAAAAGAAGTCTAAAAGCGCAAGTCAATTCTGTAAGTAATTGA
- a CDS encoding lysozyme, translating to MPSTTSPKALAIIKSSEGEKLTAYYCPANIPTIGYGHTRTVTKADVQRRKTITKAEAERLLRDDLAGFERDVSKLVKVPVTDDQFGALVSFAYNLGAGALASSTLLKRINAKASLKDIEASWLQWNKARVNGELTALRGLTVRRQAEFDLFKSAVR from the coding sequence ATGCCCAGCACGACAAGCCCGAAAGCCCTCGCTATCATCAAATCGTCGGAAGGCGAGAAATTGACCGCCTATTACTGTCCAGCGAATATTCCGACAATTGGCTATGGGCACACACGCACGGTCACGAAAGCCGATGTCCAGCGCCGCAAGACCATCACGAAAGCTGAAGCCGAACGCCTATTACGCGACGATCTAGCTGGCTTCGAACGCGATGTTTCCAAGCTGGTCAAAGTCCCTGTTACCGATGATCAATTCGGCGCGCTCGTGTCGTTCGCATACAATTTGGGGGCAGGGGCGCTGGCATCATCTACACTGCTAAAGCGGATCAATGCGAAGGCTTCCTTGAAGGACATCGAAGCGTCATGGCTGCAATGGAACAAAGCACGGGTGAACGGCGAATTGACCGCATTGCGTGGACTGACCGTTCGCCGTCAAGCTGAGTTCGATCTGTTCAAGTCGGCGGTGCGGTAA
- a CDS encoding GIY-YIG nuclease family protein, producing MTTNTEQNTGVYIVTHIESGKTYIGASRNLKKRRYNHYRELHIGTHNCTELLIDFQMSNSGNSAVDFRVLEYCEFDELAEVEKSYIDAMKPDYNHRTGGGGIRPYSEELADRQRKRWTGQQMRRIGTFITPFGSFDSSYTAADMSEGTMSQFGVWRTCKSAERRINRHAWSKSAYLQKHHDESVIGQTWASIGFGFSAE from the coding sequence ATGACCACGAATACTGAACAGAATACTGGCGTCTATATCGTCACTCATATCGAGAGCGGTAAAACCTATATTGGTGCGTCGAGAAACCTAAAAAAACGCCGATATAATCACTATCGCGAACTGCACATTGGCACTCACAATTGCACTGAATTGCTGATCGATTTCCAGATGTCGAACAGCGGCAATTCAGCCGTTGATTTCCGCGTTCTGGAATACTGCGAATTTGACGAACTGGCTGAAGTCGAAAAGTCCTATATCGACGCGATGAAGCCTGACTACAATCATCGTACTGGTGGTGGCGGAATTCGCCCGTATTCCGAAGAGCTGGCGGACAGACAGCGCAAACGCTGGACTGGTCAGCAAATGAGACGGATCGGAACGTTCATCACACCATTCGGCAGCTTTGACTCAAGCTATACCGCCGCTGATATGAGCGAAGGAACGATGAGCCAATTCGGCGTGTGGAGGACATGTAAATCGGCGGAACGTCGGATCAATCGTCATGCATGGAGTAAGTCAGCCTATTTGCAGAAGCATCACGACGAGTCGGTGATCGGTCAGACATGGGCTTCGATCGGCTTTGGATTTTCGGCGGAATAA